From the genome of Argentina anserina chromosome 4, drPotAnse1.1, whole genome shotgun sequence, one region includes:
- the LOC126791511 gene encoding uncharacterized protein LOC126791511: MPEKQGAMSWPSSSKPSPPVLQWRLGLVTALVLVGMVLIWNLDATTVKDLVEATKSQQGYLTTKVGAFSNNIAQNHENLEARTAHIVVNQTQKGTNLTQLNTQTGSQNPVNETQNGSVSDQNLTGVSVVPQNPMIETQNGPVSDQNSTVVSVVPASLNWVSAYIEPNVTKSLLAKWLAPGGEPCRVTKTVEIAIPGLDSKDLIELSAGEVYEFGFQALDETKQPRCLGGDYFETDLSGESWKSRPVVKDFGNGSYSVSLQVHPDFMGDYNLTIILLFRHFEGLKFSPSRFAFDRELRRIPIRFYKGSAQIPELQVCKESDFGRDVWTGRWTRHGKNDECEISHDGRYRCLSPSFPCQSPWCDGSLGALESNGWVYSTHCSFRLFSADSAWKCLNNRWLFFWGDSNHVDSIRNILNFILDMPDVKSVPRRFDMVFTNPKDPSQNIRITSLFNGHWNETQNYQGLNSLKDEGFRNLIKKYFSEDRVPDTIIMNSGLHDGIYWSNIRSFSVGASYATSFWVEIMESIRQRGLVVPKVFYRTTIATGGYARTMAFNPNKMEAFNWILVEKLKQAGILSGVIDNFDMTFPWHFDNRCNDGVHYGRAPAKAKWRDGLIGHQYFVDLMLDHILLNVLCATR, encoded by the coding sequence ATGCCAGAGAAGCAGGGAGCTATGAGTTGGCCTTCATCGTCGAAACCAAGCCCTCCTGTGCTTCAATGGCGACTTGGGTTGGTTACGGCTCTGGTTCTTGTGGGAATGGTGTTGATTTGGAACCTGGATGCAACAACTGTCAAGGACTTGGTTGAGGCCACCAAGTCTCAGCAGGGCTATTTGACTACAAAGGTTGGTGCTTTTTCTAATAATATTGCTCAGAATCATGAGAATTTGGAAGCTAGGACTGCTCACATTGTAGTTAATCAGACCCAGAAAGGAACCAACTTGACCCAGTTGAATACCCAGACGGGCTCTCAGAACCCTGTGAATGAAACCCAGAATGGGTCAGTGTCTGATCAGAATTTAACTGGGGTTTCTGTGGTTCCTCAGAACCCTATGATTGAAACCCAGAATGGGCCAGTTTCTGATCAGAATTCAACTGTGGTTTCTGTGGTTCCTGCTAGTTTGAACTGGGTTAGTGCTTATATAGAGCCTAATGTGACTAAGAGTCTTTTAGCTAAGTGGTTAGCTCCTGGAGGAGAGCCTTGTAGAGTTACAAAGACTGTTGAGATTGCAATTCCTGGTTTGGATAGTAAGGATCTGATTGAGTTGTCTGCTGGTGAAGTCTATGAGTTTGGGTTTCAGGCTTTGGATGAGACTAAGCAGCCTAGGTGTTTAGGTGGGGATTACTTTGAGACTGATCTTTCTGGGGAGTCATGGAAATCTAGGCCTGTTGTGAAAGATTTTGGGAATGGATCGTATTCTGTTTCGCTTCAAGTTCATCCAGACTTTATGGGAGATTATAATCTTACTATAATCCTACTGTTTAGGCATTTTGAGGGTCTTAAGTTCTCTCCTAGTCGGTTTGCATTTGATAGGGAGTTGCGGAGAATTCCAATCAGGTTTTACAAGGGCTCGGCTCAAATACCAGAGCTACAAGTTTGCAAAGAGTCTGATTTTGGAAGAGATGTTTGGACTGGAAGGTGGACTAGGCACGGTAAAAATGATGAGTGTGAGATTAGTCATGATGGCCGATACAGATGCTTATCACCAAGTTTTCCTTGCCAGAGTCCTTGGTGTGATGGTTCATTGGGGGCTTTGGAGAGTAATGGTTGGGTTTACTCCACACATTGTTCGTTCAGATTATTTTCAGCTGATTCTGCTTGGAAGTGCTTGAACAACCGGTGGCTTTTCTTCTGGGGTGATTCCAATCATGTTGATTCGATACGAAACATTCTCAACTTTATCTTGGATATGCCTGACGTAAAGTCAGTTCCTAGACGGTTCGATATGGTCTTTACAAACCCAAAAGACCCTTCACAGAATATTCGAATTACAAGCCTTTTCAATGGTCATTGGAATGAAACACAGAATTACCAGGGTTTGAATTCCTTGAAAGATGAAGGATTCAGGAATTTAATCAAGAAGTACTTCTCAGAGGACAGAGTTCCAGATACTATAATCATGAATTCAGGCTTACATGATGGTATATATTGGTCCAACATAAGATCTTTTTCTGTGGGGGCGAGCTATGCAACATCATTTTGGGTGGAAATTATGGAATCAATTAGGCAGAGAGGTTTGGTGGTGCCAAAAGTCTTTTACCGGACCACAATAGCCACTGGTGGGTATGCGCGAACTATGGCATTTAATCCTAATAAGATGGAGGCATTCAATTGGATACTGGTCGAGAAGTTGAAGCAAGCTGGTATTCTGTCTGGTGTGATTGACAATTTTGACATGACCTTCCCATGGCATTTTGATAATCGTTGCAATGATGGAGTGCACTACGGCCGAGCTCCTGCGAAGGCAAAGTGGAGGGATGGCCTCATAGGACACCAGTATTTTGTGGACCTAATGCTGGATCATATACTGCTGAATGTACTATGCGCAACCAGATAG